One Cololabis saira isolate AMF1-May2022 chromosome 12, fColSai1.1, whole genome shotgun sequence DNA window includes the following coding sequences:
- the her12 gene encoding hairy-related 12, giving the protein MAPCITSYSSTHHLRNSEKENIKLRKPVVEKMRRDRINTCIEQLKVILEKEFHTQEPNSKLEKADILEMTVSFLRHQLQSGLGHRDYNRGYSHCWEDSLHFVSAGSNTEASNKAPLQGRLQQEQMPHQPQRTIISSPVCSNFSPSTLQDSSRRGSVWRPW; this is encoded by the exons ATGGCCCCTTGCATAACCAGCTACTCATCGACTCACCACCTGAGGAACTCTGAGAAGGAAAACATAAAA CTCAGAAAgcctgttgtggaaaaaatgcGCAGAGATCGCATCAACACCTGCATTGAGCAGCTCAAAGTCATTCTGGAGAAGGAGTTCCACACGCAGGAGCCCAACTCCAAGCTGGAGAAAGCTGACATCCTGGAGATGACAGTGAGCTTCCTGAGGCATCAGCTGCAGTCGGGCCTCGGCCACAGAGACTACAACCGGGGCTACTCTCACTGCTGGGAGGACTCCTTGCATTTCGTCTCTGCCGGCTCCAACACAGAGGCCTCCAACAAAGCTCCTCTCCAGGGTCGCCTGCAGCAGGAACAGATGCCTCATCAGCCCCAGAGAACCATCATCTCCTCCCCAGTCTGCTCCAACTTCAGCCCCTCCACATTGCAGGACAGCAGCAGGAGAGGGTCCGTGTGGAGGCCTTGGTAG